From the Camelus bactrianus isolate YW-2024 breed Bactrian camel chromosome 4, ASM4877302v1, whole genome shotgun sequence genome, the window cattgatttctctctgtgtgtttacctatttttctgcttcatttatttctgcttttatctgtaattagttccttccttctgcttacatTAGACTCAACTTATTCTTTAAACTTGTTCATTAGATATCTTAGGGTAGAAGCTTTATACACTGATTTtaaacctttcttcttttctaatattattatttaacgttataaatagcatttattgagatatatcccacaaattttgagATGTTATGTTTTAATGTTTGATTCACAGCATTTCTGATCTCTCATATTTCTCTGACCCATGGGTTTTTTACAACTGTGATGTTTAATATTCAAATAGTTGtaatttttccaaatatctttttgttactgatttctaatttaatttagtTATGATCAGAGACTAGACTTTATGTGATTTCACTATTTTTCTGTCCCGCCTCCTTTTTCTGGGTatccaattatatatatattggacTGCTTGTTGTTGTCCACTCTCTGTTCATTTGTgttcagtcttctttttttttctcttttctcatgagAGTAGCAATTACTGAGAAAAGAGATTTGAAATTTCCAGTtgtagatttgtctatttcttattTCAGTTATCTCAGTTTCTGCTTCATGTGTTCTGATGCTCTGTtatcacatgcacacacacttagGGTGCATACACACTTGGTGATTtgactcctttatcattatgCAGAGTCTCCTGTTACCCCTGGTCATAACTCTTGTTCTGAGatctgtttttttctgtaatactATCACATACatctccagctttcttttcattactGTATGTATGGTGTACTTTTTTTagtcttttacttttaacctatccATGCCTTCATATTTAAATAGGTTTCTTATAGATAACATAtcatagggttttgttttttttaattaagtatggCAATCTCTTTTATTTGAAATGTggagaccatttacatttaatgtaactTTAATATTATTGGATGTAAATCTACCATTTTGCTATTTACTAattgtttcatttgttctttgttcctttttttttttttttgcaccttgTTTTGGACGGAGAATTTTTTATGATTCTGTTTTTATCTTCACAATGGGTTTATTAGCtataattctgttttattttttatagtttatttgggttttaaagtatatttctaaCTTATCAATTCATCCTTCAGAGGATGTCAAATGCCCACTTTGCATACTGTGTGAAAAACTTTCAATGAAATTCTATTTCCCTTTCCTAGTCTCTCAGCTATTGTTGTCATATAGTTTACATGTACATATAATTCCAATTCATTGATATTATTTTCCAATGAGCAGTCAGTTATCTTgttaaagagattaaaaatgaaggaaaacattttttatatcCATACATTTGCAGTTTCCAgaactcttcatttctttctgtagATCCAAATTCTTAAtgtgatgtcatttttttttaatacccaaAGAACTTCCTTCAGTATTTCTTACAGTTACaggtctggttttttttttgtttgttttttgtttttttttttttttttgtccttattttaccTCCGTTTGTGAAAGATAATATCgctagatttaaaatttttaggttgatattttattttaatactttgttCTGTTGCCTCCTGGGTCTGTGGTTCTTATTTTTGTTCACCTGTACTTAATTTCCCCCCATTTCTGGCTGCATTTAAGAGTTTCTCTTGTCATTGGTTTTCAACAATTTGATTATGGTGCTGTGCCTTGATggtgttttctttatgtttattctgctTGGGGTCAATTGAGCCTTTAGAATCTGAGTTTATAATTTTCATCCAGTTTGGAAAAATTGGCCACGTCTGCAATAATTTTTCCCTCTCTCACCCCCTTTTTCTGGTTCTCTAATTATATGTGTGTTAACCTGCTTGTTATTGTCcgtgctgtttgtttattttcagtcttttaccCTCTGGTTTTCATGTTGAATAGCTCTTTTGCTCTGTCTCCaacttcactgatttttttttcttttcttctgtggcATCTAATCAACTTTTATCCCATGCAGTGCATTTTTCCTgtaccatttatttttatatttagaagttCCACTTGAGTGGTtagtatttagttttttttttttccttccatctttcatttctctccttgTGATATCTCCGAGCATATTTATGATAATTTTACAATAGCTGTTGTAAGCTTCTTATTGGCTAATTCCATcatctctgtcctttctgggtctgtttctattgatTGGTTTTTCTCATGGTTATAAGTCATACTTTCCTACTATTTTGAATGTCTGGTACTTATTAAGACAATTGATGTGGTGAATTTTATATTGTTAGGTGccaggttttatatttttaaaagagtattaaACTTTGGCTTACAGTTCGTTTCTTGGGATCGCCTTAATACTTAAAGGGTTGCTCTTAAAATGTCCTATGGCAGGTCCAATGTCCTAGGGCAGCCCTAGATCTGGGGCTAATTTAGCCCTGCAGTAGGGGGACTGTGTCCAGTTTCTCATACATTGAGGTCTCTCCATTCTGGTTGAGGGGACACAAATTATTTCCCCCATGTGGGAGCTCTGAGAATTATCAGCCTACTGTGTTTTTGTGATTCTTTCCCCAGTCCTGTGGAATTTGACCCTCTGCGTAGGAAGACGAGTTTCAGCAAAGACGCCGGGGTAGTTTCCAGAGCTCCCTCTTTTTGTCACTCCCTCCTCGTTGGTACTTTTCCCAGTAAATTCTACCTGTTTGGGGCCTCCCTGAACTTTGATCTCTGTCTCTTCAGCAGGACCGCTGGGCTCTGTTCAGTTCCCTGCCCCTATGTTGCAGCTTGAAAACTGCCTCCAGGCAGCAAGCGGGACAGTCAGAGCGTGTactgaatttgtttctttttctgggatCACACCCTGGGTTGCTTGTCTGAAAGCAGTCATATCATGATTTGTAGCTGTTTGCATCTGGAGGGCAGTTCCCACGGCCAGTCATGCTTCACGGGCAGAAGTGGAAGTCCCTCCCCATCTGTCTTTGATGCATAAATTTCTTCCTTATTTGACCTGTGAGTCtaagatacatatatacatatgtatatatgaatacatatgaAATTATGATTAGAGCTTGCTTTTCATCATCTTGTGCATTTTCCTGTGTTACTCTAGTCTACGTGACCACATTTCTAGTGGCTGCAAAATATTCCTCTGAGTGCATGTCCCAGAGTCTCTTAACTAGTCTTGCAGGGCTGACTGAACACGTAGAAGTTGGGGAAGTCTTTTCTCTAGGCATGAAAAGTGTGGCCTTGACCTCCAAGGCCTGATGCCTTTGACTGAGAAGAATGGAAGGCATCTGGCAACCCTGAACCAGGGCCACTGATGACTTGTTCATATCCTCAGGTTGTGAATTCTACCTGTAGGATGATGTCTCAAGGAGATACACCTACATCAACAACAAAAGAGCACAGAGAAACAGTATTATTAGAATTTTAGGCTAGTAGGTCCATAGCAGAACAGTAAAAATTACGGAGATGGCACAGCCTAGAAACTCAGGGCTTGGAGTGGAGTAGAGCATTCTTGGAATATTGTATGATAAAAGCTTGTATGCTTGTTTGTGATGACAAGCGTGTAACTCAGACCATTTCTACTTAGAAATGTCAAGGGGTAACCATGAGTAGAGGAGAATAGGCATATGGCTGTTACTTATAACTGAATACAAGTGCAAGTGCACAAGTTAACAAAAATTAGGGAAATGCACGGAGAAGGCATCTAGGAACCAGAAGGCCTGAGATGTCTGGCCCAGCTCTGCTGTTGGTtttctgtgtgatcttgggcaaatcctCTCCTATAATGGACTTCAGTTTCCACTTCCTACATGTAATGAGGGGGTTGGGAATTTCATACTCCGTGTCACATGGGGCTTTGGTTTTGTTGTGTTCATTTAATAACTGTTTAGTAAATATactgaaaagatgaaaaagcaCTCTCTAAAGAAGCGAGAGTGTGAGATGCTCTTGGTCTCTTGCAGTGTTAGGGGCACCCCTTCCCCTAGCTCAGAGCTAGAGCTTTGGCTGTAGGAGGGTGTGTTGGCGGGCAGTGAGGGATGGGGAGGCTCCCAGCCATGCTCGGAATCCAGCAGATCCCATTCACCGAGCGCTCACTccgtgccaggcaccatgcccTGCTCTTTCCCTGCTTTAGCTCTTACTAGTTCTTCCAGCAACTGTGACATCCGGgtgattatcttcattttaccaaGTGATGAAAATGAGGCTTTGCAGGCATCAGATAGTTGTCTAAGTAGCCAGGATTTGTCCCAGAGGCCAGTCTCACCTTCACCCACATGCTCTGGTTCTCACCTTGTTAGCCGGCAGGCCTCTTGCACCTCAGGGAAACACACTGTCCCCTTTGTGCCCCCAGCGGACAACGAAAACAACATTGCCTCTAACCAGTCCCGATCGCCACCTGCTGTCGTGGAAGAGAAGTGGAAGCCCCAGGCCCAGAGGAACAGTGCCAACAACAGTAGGTCTCTCCCAGGCTGGAGCCCGGGGCTGATGGAAGtctgccccacccacctccagccccctctCTGCTCGGTCCCCTCTGCCCCCTATCCCCACCCCGTGCCTCCCGTGAGGATGCAAGACCACACATAACAGTTTCCAAAGCACTTTCACACCTAAGACCCTGTTGGTGGGAGTTCTGACCTCACGGGATGGACAGAGATGGCCCAGGGAAAAGTGATCtgtttgtggtcagagaacacaaATTAGTGACAGAATCAGAATTAGAATGCACTCTCCACAGTTTCTCTTGTCTGCTTTTTCTTGACACTGCAGTCTCATGTATTTTATTCAATAGAGGCTCCTTTATTAGAGAAGATTTTTATACTGAGGAAGAGATTAGACTAGTTGGCTCCAAAGGTCCAGGTAAATGATGCATGCAGCAAGTATGTTGCACACATACCACTATAGTCTGTTCCCATACCCATGGCAGGCATTACTAATCAATCAGAGACCGTTATTCCTGTAACACTGTCACATGTTAAAGATGGCCAGCACCACCAATTTGTGTGCAAGATGAAATCTATTCATAATTCCTAATACTAGATGCTTTGAGTATTAGGCTGCTGCCAGACCAAGGAGCCCTGAATGCCAGCATTAATCACACCTCTCTTTGTGTCCTCCTCCAGCCACAAGTAGTGGTTTAACACCCAACAGCATGATCCCGGAGAAGGAGCGGCAGAACATCGCGGAGCGGCTCCTGCGGGTCATGTGCGCCGACCTGGGTGCGCTGAGCGTGGTGAGCGGGAAGGAGTTCCTGAAGCTGGCCCAGACGCTGGTGGACAGCGGTGCCCGCTACGGGGCCTTCTCGGTCACCGAGATCCTGGGCAATTTCAACACGCTGGCGCTGAAGCACCTGCCGCGCATGTACAACCAGGTGAAGGTGAAGGTGACGTGCGCCTTGGGCAGCAACGCCTGCCTGGGCATCGGCGTCACCTGCCACTCACAGAGCGTTGGCCCGGACTCCTGCTACATCCTCACAGCCTACCAGGCGGAGGGCAACCACATCAAGAGCTACGTGCTGGGCGTGAAGGGCGCGGACATTCGCGACAGTGGCGACCTGGTGCACCACTGGGTGCAGAACGTGCTGTCGGAGTTCGTGATGTCAGAGATCAGGACAGTGTACGTGACGGACTGCCGGGTGAGCGCATCCGCCTTTTCCAAGGCCGGCATGTGCCTTCGCTGCTCAGCCTGTGCCTTGAACTCGGTGGTACAGAGCGTGCTGAGCAAGCGGACGCTGCAGGCCcgcagcatgcacgaggtcatcgAGCTGCTCAACGTGTGTGAGGACCTGGCGGGCTCCACCGGCCTCGCCAAGGAGACCTTCGGCTCGCTGGAGGAGACCTCGCCGCCGCCCTGCTGGAACTCAGTCACGGACTCGCTGCTGCTGGTGCACGAGCGCTACGAGCAGATCTGCGAGTTCTACAGCCGCGCCAAGAAGATGAACCTCATCCAGAGCCTCAATAAGCACCTGCTCAGCAACCTGGCCGCCATCCTGACACCGGTGAAGCAGGCGGTCATTGAGCTGAGCAACGAGAGCCAGCCCACTCTGCAGCTGGTGCTGCCCACCTACGTCAGGCTGGAGAAGCTGTTCACGGCTAAGGCCAATGACGCGGGCACCGTCAGCAAGCTGTGCCACCTCTTCCTGGAGGCGCTCAAGGAGAACTTCAAAGTGCACCCAGCGCACAAGGTGGCCATGATCCTGGACCCGCAGCAGAAGCTGCGGCCCGTCCCGCCCTACCAGCACGAGGAGATCATCGGCAAGGTGTGCGAGCTCATCAACGAGGTCAAGGAGTCCTGGACGGAGGAGGCCGACTTTGAGCCTGCCGCCAAGAAGCCCCGCTCTGCCCCCGGCGAGAACCCCGCAGCTCAGGAGGACGACCGGCTTGGGAAGAACGAAGTCTACGATTATCTGCAGGAGCCCCTCTTCCAGGCCACCCCTGATCTCTTCCAGTACTGGTCGTGCGTGACCCAAAAGCACACGAAACTCGCCAAGCTCGCCTTCTGGCTCCTGGCCGTTCCAGCCGTGGGGGCCAGGAGCGGGTGTGTAAATATGTGTGAACAAGCACTTCTAATCAAAAGGAGGCGACTGCTCAGTCCAGAAGATATGAACAAACtcatgtttctgaaatccaaCATGCTTTAAGACTtccagatgaaaaaaaaagagaaagagaagagaacgttagaaaaacaaaaaaccccacaacactgtcgcaaagaaaaggaattttaagTTCTAAACACTGTGGACCTCATTATAAATGCCCCCCTTGGAAACTTAAGTGCTTtttacagtgtgtgtgtgcatgtgtgtgcacacccaTGCGTGCGCACCATGGGCGTGAGCGGCTCTGTGCTCACCTCCATGGCCGCGGAAGTgtcacacacgcatgcacacatacTGCCCTGGTGCATGTACACACGCCTGCTTGTGGGCGCGTGGGCATTAAACTGGGTGTGTCAGGAAAGCTGAGTGGGAAAGAGGGAAGGTGCTTCACCTCCTTTTCTCAGTAAGGGGGCTTTAAAAGACTCCATTTTCAGGTGTGCAGATTGGTAGAAAGCTGATGTTGTAAAACGTTCAGGCAGCTGAGATCTGAAGTGACTTGACGCTCTCTGTCCTTCACCCCATGGTCCCCCTTTGccctccatccccttccccaggccTTCCTGACCCTAATGCACCCGCCTCTCCCCAGCTGCCCTGCCATGGATTCTCCAAACTGCATCAGATGGACAGCTTCTGCACTGGACTTGGTTCTCGTTCACCTTCAGGGCATTGAGCTGCTGCCTTCATGACACTCTTGGGTGTCACAGGGCAGCCGCCTTAGAAACACACCTATCTATCTCCCCAAATCAGGAAAGGAGACTTTCAGAATATAAAGCTGaccttttgctttttaatataagatagaaaaaaaaaaagacatttttcaaagaagtaTAGATACTGTCTCCAttccttaataatttttttcctaacattttagcagtttttaccttttattttgtttcaaatttgATTTAGACTCTGCTAGGAGGCACTGAATGTCTATAACTTATGTTTtggagggttgtttttttttttctggtttttgatTGCCCTTTTTGTTCCTCAAGTCACACTGTAAACTAGCTCATCTCAGTGGTAGATTTAATATCCTAAGGTTTTTATTAGCCTTCCCTGGACAGTCCGGTTTTCATGTATTCAAACAGCCAAGACCATGAACTCGGCTGTGCTGTTTGAGACCAGGAGTGGGGTCAGAGTCACGGGTTTCACAGACGTGGGGTTCAGTGGAAGCCATAGGGGAACATGTGGCTTGGGAGTGCTCCTGAATGTAGGCAGAAGACCGCCCTCCTGGCTCGCTGTGTCTGGTACTGCGAATGTCTTGATTTCTATACCCAGAGTGCATTACACTACTCGCCATGTCACTGACCCTTCCAGCTCAGCAGGGACTCTTGAGTTGATCCACATTCACATTCATCACACCTCAGACCgacagcctcctctccctccccaggaccCTGGGGATTCCCGTGGTTCCATTGTCCACAGCCCTGGGGGTCCCCACACAAGCCTCAGCCCTCCTTCTAGGACAGTAGTTGAGCCCGGTGCCTTGTGGGCCAAATGACGGATGTTTTGAGGGTGGAATGGCATTAGGTCACATTCAACTTAACGCTGTGAAAGATGTTTCTAGGCTTTTCTCTCCACGAGCAGTTTAAAGTTCTACACACTCAGCCCAAATGCCAACAGGGTGACCCTTTCCCCTCACCAGAGGCGGTTCCGTCAGGATCAGTGCTCAacttcccaccccacctctcaGCGAAGAGAGTGCTGGTGGTCCCACATCCCCCCTGCCCCCCCGGTGCCTGTGACTGGGATAGAGATGGTTACACCAAGGGCTTCAGGCTGAGAATGACCATCATCATGGGAGGCTGTTTGCAAAGGCACATTCTACCATCCTGGGGGTTGACTTAAGTCCTCTCCATCCCTTCCTAGTAATAAAGCATTATTCAACTGCGAGATACCTCGACTACAAAAAGCACTGTACAACAGCCCTCTCTTCCCAGTCCGTGACAGTTAAGTTGGAGAAGTAAAGTTGACTTAAAAACTCAAGGCTTAGGATTGTGGACCAGAACACTGTCCCAGATGCCAAGCATGCTCGCTTTGCCTCATGAGAGCTAACCTGAGTCTTGGACACATTGAAATGCATCACAGTGGGCCATTTCCACATTCACTCCAGCAAGCCATGGTCTCAGGAAGCACCATGACATTTCCTCTCCCGGAGAAGTTCACAGGTGTTAATTCCACGGCACTTCCAACTGGGGTCACGCCGTCAGAAGATAAGGGGCCAGTGGATGGTCACCTAATGTCCTAGAGACTATGGGAGCGTCAGCAAACTTTGATGAGACCTTTGGGGGCATTCCAGAAGGTGGTTGCCAGGCTGCTGACGGTGACATGCCTACAGCAAAAGGCCTCCAGCTCTGCTTTGCTGCCGGGGAAGAGTCCTCATCCTGGCACTTTGATCCACACAAGGAGGATGAAAGCTGCCCATATTGTGTGGTCCGTGGGAGCCCGTCCTCCTCCTGAGAGCAGAGCTGTACTGGTGTTGCCCCATTATTGGGCTACTCGCTTAGAAAACAGGCATTTCGCTTTCTCGCAAGGCCATCGGGACCAAGCCCAAATATGTGTTCTTCTCTTTGGAACGTGGGATGTCTGCCCCCCCAGCATGAAATTTCGAGTACGTTGTACTGAATTCCAGGTGTCTAGTCATATGTGTCACCTCCTgctctgtttgttcttttttcccaccTCAGTTCAGTCCTTAGCACTTGGCTTGCTCTGCAGGTTTGATGTGAGTGCTGCTAGGTACTCTGAAAGCTGTCTCCCGCGGCTGCCTCATCCAGGTATGGGAATAAGGTGGCAGGAAGTCATTTCTCTCTTGCAGCCTCTGGTTCTTCAGAAACTGTCTTCGCCAACACGAAAGGCTGTACCAAGGTGCCCCCTCTGCTTTCTCATGTAGGCGGTTCCCATAGGGCAAACCCTGCTGTGATGAACAGCTTAATAAAACCCAAAGATCTCACAGGTCCAGCCACTGGCCCCTTATCTCTAGCAATATCCACCTTATCCAAATTCTAGCTCAGCCAAAGGATTGAGGTCGCCTCTTCCAGTTCATTTCCCAACACCCAACCTGGCATTGACCTTCAGAAGGACTTTGTCTTCTGCCTCCCAGCTCTGTGACCACTATAGGACCTCACAGCTCAAGGTGGTTGCCTGCGGACTTGGACCCAACTTGTCTAAACCACGTGATTCCCAGGACAGAACTGGACCTTGTGCTGACATACAGAGATGccagaggggaggcagagaaAACACCTCCACTCTGCGGAGTCTTCCCCGTCATCTGAGGTCAGTTGGCTTCACCACCAAAGCCCAAGCCAAGGACCACAGCCTTGTGGGCGGTCCTTCAGGTTTGGGGTAACTGGGGGTCTCAGCTCCGCCAAGAGCAGCAGTGCCATCCCAGCAGAAAGCCACCTGCTGCATCCACCAGCAAGGATGCTTTGCCACCAGCCTGCCTGACAGCCTCACGCCTGGCATTCGGGGATTGGCTCTGGGCTGGGAAAAGGGTGCTGTGGTTTCTTGGTGAGGAGAGGACAGTCCGATGACGCAGTTGAGAAGTTCTGGGTCTCCAGGTTTGTAGGAAGGACTTTGACACCAGCTCAGCTGGTGGGCTGGTGAGTGTCCTGTCCTTCGGTTTGCTCCTTTGTCTCCTGCACTTCCAAGAAACACCAGAGAAAAACTCTGCAAGGCGTGTTTTCCACTGTGAAGCTGAACCTCTGCCTTTAGGGGTCCCCTGGGCTTGCCCCTGGACTTGGACTAGACCCCTATGGAAAGTGGGCACCTGAAGAGCTGTCGGCGATGCAGCGCACACTCACAGGGGCCCCAGGTTCACGAGAAAGGTTTGGAGTGAAGCTGGGGTGTGGGTAGAGGAGGGACGTCCTGTGAGAAATGGCCCAGGAGGGGACAGTAGCTGGATATCGTCATCACGACGAATGTGCTTGTAGAGACGGGAGGAGGAGGTGCCCGGGGCACGGCCGGCAGCCTCCTCCCGCCCCAGGGAGCTGGGGCGAGTTCATAGCTCTGCCCTTGTTTTGGGAACAGCGACAGCACCCCTGTCCCTGGGATATACCTGAGGGAGGGCTTCTGGAAAAGCTGATGGGTTAGATGGAAGCGAGAGGCGAAGTAAGGCTCAGGCTGTCCCCTGGAGACAGTAGGTGGGGGAGCTCCTGCCTCAGCCCTgccagccccgccccagcccctgtATCCAGCTGGGCCAGTGGGAGAACTGGGAAGGGGCCTGCCCCCTCTTCACTGTGGCTAATGTTTGCTAGGCCAGTTATGGTGAACCAATGATACAGTGTTTTCCCTCTTATGTTTCCCTCCCGGTTTCCTCTTTTCAGGGTTCTCTGGAGGATTTTGTTGCTGtcgttgttgggtttttttcttcctctctcgtTTGGGTTTGAGGATCATGTGGAGCCCGGCCTTTCCCTGAAGGGAGGGGCCCTGTGGTTTCTGTGCGAAGAGGCACCTGCTCCCGCTTGGATGAGGGTGAAGGCGTCGGGTTGCTGTCTGTTGTATTCtccttccccccccccaccaccaccaccatgggCGCCGCTGTAAAGATTCACCTCCTG encodes:
- the ZNF618 gene encoding zinc finger protein 618 isoform X15, producing the protein MNQPGGAAAPQADGASAAGRKSTASRERLKRSQKTTKVEGPEAVPAEASLSAEQGTMTEVKVKTELPDDYIQEVIWQGEAKEEKKAVGKDGTGDVPAEICVVIGGVRNQQTLGSYECGICGKKYKYYNCFQTHVRAHRDTEATSGEGASQGNNFRYTCDICGKKYKYYSCFQEHRDLHAVDVFSVEGAPENRADPFDQGVVATDEVKEEPPEPFQKIGPMNSITSEIFKKKEVRQCQKRETGNYTCEFCGKQYKYYTPYQEHVALHAPIKTASPLISNPFPLLQKPYTCGACGIQFQFYNNLLEHMQSHAADNENNIASNQSRSPPAVVEEKWKPQAQRNSANNTTSSGLTPNSMIPEKERQNIAERLLRVMCADLGALSVVSGKEFLKLAQTLVDSGARYGAFSVTEILGNFNTLALKHLPRMYNQVKVKVTCALGSNACLGIGVTCHSQSVGPDSCYILTAYQAEGNHIKSYVLGVKGADIRDSGDLVHHWVQNVLSEFVMSEIRTVYVTDCRVSASAFSKAGMCLRCSACALNSVVQSVLSKRTLQARSMHEVIELLNVCEDLAGSTGLAKETFGSLEETSPPPCWNSVTDSLLLVHERYEQICEFYSRAKKMNLIQSLNKHLLSNLAAILTPVKQAVIELSNESQPTLQLVLPTYVRLEKLFTAKANDAGTVSKLCHLFLEALKENFKVHPAHKVAMILDPQQKLRPVPPYQHEEIIGKVCELINEVKESWTEEADFEPAAKKPRSAPGENPAAQEDDRLGKNEVYDYLQEPLFQATPDLFQYWSCVTQKHTKLAKLAFWLLAVPAVGARSGCVNMCEQALLIKRRRLLSPEDMNKLMFLKSNML
- the ZNF618 gene encoding zinc finger protein 618 isoform X17, whose protein sequence is MNQPGGAAAPQADGASAAGRKSTASRERLKRSQKTTKVEGPEAVPAEASLSAEQGTMTEVKVKTELPDDYIQEVIWQGEAKEEKKAVGKDGTGDVPAEICVVIGGVRNQQTLGSYECGICGKKYKYYNCFQTHVRAHRDTEATSGEGASQGNNFRYTCDICGKKYKYYSCFQEHRDLHAVDVFSVEGAPENRADPFDQGVVATDEVKEEPPEPFQKIGPKTGNYTCEFCGKQYKYYTPYQEHVALHAPIKTASPLISNPFPLLQKPYTCGACGIQFQFYNNLLEHMQSHAADNENNIASNQSRSPPAVVEEKWKPQAQRNSANNTTSSGLTPNSMIPEKERQNIAERLLRVMCADLGALSVVSGKEFLKLAQTLVDSGARYGAFSVTEILGNFNTLALKHLPRMYNQVKVKVTCALGSNACLGIGVTCHSQSVGPDSCYILTAYQAEGNHIKSYVLGVKGADIRDSGDLVHHWVQNVLSEFVMSEIRTVYVTDCRVSASAFSKAGMCLRCSACALNSVVQSVLSKRTLQARSMHEVIELLNVCEDLAGSTGLAKETFGSLEETSPPPCWNSVTDSLLLVHERYEQICEFYSRAKKMNLIQSLNKHLLSNLAAILTPVKQAVIELSNESQPTLQLVLPTYVRLEKLFTAKANDAGTVSKLCHLFLEALKENFKVHPAHKVAMILDPQQKLRPVPPYQHEEIIGKVCELINEVKESWTEEADFEPAAKKPRSAPGENPAAQEDDRLGKNEVYDYLQEPLFQATPDLFQYWSCVTQKHTKLAKLAFWLLAVPAVGARSGCVNMCEQALLIKRRRLLSPEDMNKLMFLKSNML
- the ZNF618 gene encoding zinc finger protein 618 isoform X19 gives rise to the protein MNQPGGAAAPQADGASAAGRKSTASRERLKRSQKTTKVEGPEAVPAEASLSAEQGTMTEVKVKTELPDDYIQEVIWQGEAKEEKKAVGKDGTGDVPAEICVVIGGVRNQQTLGSYECGICGKKYKYYNCFQTHVRAHRDTEATSGEGASQGNNFRYTCDICGKKYKYYSCFQEHRDLHAVDVFSVEGAPENRADPFDQGVVATDEVKEEPPEPFQKIGPKTGNYTCEFCGKQYKYYTPYQEHVALHAPITDNENNIASNQSRSPPAVVEEKWKPQAQRNSANNTTSSGLTPNSMIPEKERQNIAERLLRVMCADLGALSVVSGKEFLKLAQTLVDSGARYGAFSVTEILGNFNTLALKHLPRMYNQVKVKVTCALGSNACLGIGVTCHSQSVGPDSCYILTAYQAEGNHIKSYVLGVKGADIRDSGDLVHHWVQNVLSEFVMSEIRTVYVTDCRVSASAFSKAGMCLRCSACALNSVVQSVLSKRTLQARSMHEVIELLNVCEDLAGSTGLAKETFGSLEETSPPPCWNSVTDSLLLVHERYEQICEFYSRAKKMNLIQSLNKHLLSNLAAILTPVKQAVIELSNESQPTLQLVLPTYVRLEKLFTAKANDAGTVSKLCHLFLEALKENFKVHPAHKVAMILDPQQKLRPVPPYQHEEIIGKVCELINEVKESWTEEADFEPAAKKPRSAPGENPAAQEDDRLGKNEVYDYLQEPLFQATPDLFQYWSCVTQKHTKLAKLAFWLLAVPAVGARSGCVNMCEQALLIKRRRLLSPEDMNKLMFLKSNML
- the ZNF618 gene encoding zinc finger protein 618 isoform X12 yields the protein MNQPGGAAAPQADGASAAGRKSTASRERLKRSQKTTKVEGPEAVPAEASLSAEQGTMTEVKVKTELPDDYIQEVIWQGEAKEEKKAVGKDGTGDVPAEICVVIGGVRNQQTLGSYECGICGKKYKYYNCFQTHVRAHRDTEATSGEGASQGNNFRYTCDICGKKYKYYSCFQEHRDLHAVDVFSVEGAPENRADPFDQGVVATDEVKEEPPEPFQKIGPMNSITSEIFKKKEVRQCQKRETGNYTCEFCGKQYKYYTPYQEHVALHAPIKSAFSRRVEGKAQNHFEETNSSSQNSSEPYTCGACGIQFQFYNNLLEHMQSHAADNENNIASNQSRSPPAVVEEKWKPQAQRNSANNTTSSGLTPNSMIPEKERQNIAERLLRVMCADLGALSVVSGKEFLKLAQTLVDSGARYGAFSVTEILGNFNTLALKHLPRMYNQVKVKVTCALGSNACLGIGVTCHSQSVGPDSCYILTAYQAEGNHIKSYVLGVKGADIRDSGDLVHHWVQNVLSEFVMSEIRTVYVTDCRVSASAFSKAGMCLRCSACALNSVVQSVLSKRTLQARSMHEVIELLNVCEDLAGSTGLAKETFGSLEETSPPPCWNSVTDSLLLVHERYEQICEFYSRAKKMNLIQSLNKHLLSNLAAILTPVKQAVIELSNESQPTLQLVLPTYVRLEKLFTAKANDAGTVSKLCHLFLEALKENFKVHPAHKVAMILDPQQKLRPVPPYQHEEIIGKVCELINEVKESWTEEADFEPAAKKPRSAPGENPAAQEDDRLGKNEVYDYLQEPLFQATPDLFQYWSCVTQKHTKLAKLAFWLLAVPAVGARSGCVNMCEQALLIKRRRLLSPEDMNKLMFLKSNML
- the ZNF618 gene encoding zinc finger protein 618 isoform X18 encodes the protein MNQPGGAAAPQADGASAAGRKSTASRERLKRSQKTTKVEGPEAVPAEASLSAEQGTMTEVKVKTELPDDYIQEVIWQGEAKEEKKAVGKDGTGDVPAEICVVIGGVRNQQTLGSYECGICGKKYKYYNCFQTHVRAHRDTEATSGEGASQGNNFRYTCDICGKKYKYYSCFQEHRDLHAVDVFSVEGAPENRADPFDQGVVATDEVKEEPPEPFQKIGPMNSITSEIFKKKEVRQCQKRETGNYTCEFCGKQYKYYTPYQEHVALHAPITDNENNIASNQSRSPPAVVEEKWKPQAQRNSANNTTSSGLTPNSMIPEKERQNIAERLLRVMCADLGALSVVSGKEFLKLAQTLVDSGARYGAFSVTEILGNFNTLALKHLPRMYNQVKVKVTCALGSNACLGIGVTCHSQSVGPDSCYILTAYQAEGNHIKSYVLGVKGADIRDSGDLVHHWVQNVLSEFVMSEIRTVYVTDCRVSASAFSKAGMCLRCSACALNSVVQSVLSKRTLQARSMHEVIELLNVCEDLAGSTGLAKETFGSLEETSPPPCWNSVTDSLLLVHERYEQICEFYSRAKKMNLIQSLNKHLLSNLAAILTPVKQAVIELSNESQPTLQLVLPTYVRLEKLFTAKANDAGTVSKLCHLFLEALKENFKVHPAHKVAMILDPQQKLRPVPPYQHEEIIGKVCELINEVKESWTEEADFEPAAKKPRSAPGENPAAQEDDRLGKNEVYDYLQEPLFQATPDLFQYWSCVTQKHTKLAKLAFWLLAVPAVGARSGCVNMCEQALLIKRRRLLSPEDMNKLMFLKSNML